One segment of Perognathus longimembris pacificus isolate PPM17 chromosome 26, ASM2315922v1, whole genome shotgun sequence DNA contains the following:
- the LOC125342463 gene encoding nicotinamide/nicotinic acid mononucleotide adenylyltransferase 3-like isoform X2, with protein MKSQIPVVLLACGSFNPITNMHLRLFEVARDHLHQTGMYRVIQGIISPVSDHYGKKDLVASHHRVAMARLALQTSNWIRVDPWESEQAQWMETVKVLRHHHQELLRSPPPMESEDEGKAPTAPAAVPELKLLCGADVLRTFQTPNLWKDAHIQEIVERFGLVCVSRAGHDPKGYILDSPILRRHQHNIYLAREPVQNEISATYIRRALSQGQSVKYLLPDAVLAYIKRHGLYTTDSSWKGRSSPRSKGNAS; from the exons ATGAAGAGCCAGATCCCTGTGGTGCTTCTGGCCTGTGGCTCCTTCAACCCCATCACCAACATGCACCTGCGCTTGTTTGAAGTGGCCAGAGACCACCTGCACCAAACAG GAATGTACCGAGTGATCCAGGGCATTATCTCCCCTGTCAGTGATCACTATGGCAAGAAAGACCTGGTGGCTTCCCACCACCGGGTGGCCATGGCCCGGCTGGCCCTGCAGACGTCCAACTGGATCCGCGTGGACCCCTGGGAGAGTGAGCAGGCGCAGTGGATGGAGACGGTGAAGGTGCTGAG ACATCATCACCAGGAGCTGCTCAGATCCCCACCCCCAATGGAATCCGAGGACGAGGGCAAGGCACCAACAGCCCCTGCAG CTGTGCCTGAACTGAAACTCCTCTGTGGGGCCGACGTCTTGAGGACCTTCCAGACCCCCAATCTCTGGAAGGATGCACACATCCAGGAAATCGTGGAGAGGTTTGGCCTGGTATGCGTGAGCCGGGCAGGTCATGACCCCAAAGGGTACATCTTAGACTCGCCCATCCTCCGACGGCACCAGCACAATATTTACCTGGCCCGGGAGCCCGTGCAGAACGAGATCAGTGCCACGTACATCCGGCGAGCGTTGAGCCAAGGGCAGAGCGTGAAGTACCTGCTCCCTGACGCCGTCCTTGCCTACATCAAGCGCCACGGCCTGTACACCACGGACAGTTCCTGGAAAGGCAGAAGCAGCCCGCGGAGCAAAGGAAACGCGAGCTAG
- the LOC125342463 gene encoding nicotinamide/nicotinic acid mononucleotide adenylyltransferase 3-like isoform X3 — MKSQIPVVLLACGSFNPITNMHLRLFEVARDHLHQTGMYRVIQGIISPVSDHYGKKDLVASHHRVAMARLALQTSNWIRVDPWESEQAQWMETVKVLSCA, encoded by the exons ATGAAGAGCCAGATCCCTGTGGTGCTTCTGGCCTGTGGCTCCTTCAACCCCATCACCAACATGCACCTGCGCTTGTTTGAAGTGGCCAGAGACCACCTGCACCAAACAG GAATGTACCGAGTGATCCAGGGCATTATCTCCCCTGTCAGTGATCACTATGGCAAGAAAGACCTGGTGGCTTCCCACCACCGGGTGGCCATGGCCCGGCTGGCCCTGCAGACGTCCAACTGGATCCGCGTGGACCCCTGGGAGAGTGAGCAGGCGCAGTGGATGGAGACGGTGAAGGTGCTGAG CTGTGCCTGA